The Euphorbia lathyris chromosome 2, ddEupLath1.1, whole genome shotgun sequence genome includes a window with the following:
- the LOC136218909 gene encoding uncharacterized protein has translation MSLAVKQNLHHHKSKMGKTTSTNRDWTQIYAIYGMDQWQTLLFLLFHAMFFSILSVLFLFYFDSLCKILETAVLLFASSARATGAARFSAGFIGCVTALSSVCLFFAAGNFFYSSVALHHDMAQRMVSYVNDWSSVKTALDIGCGRGILLNAVATQLKKTGSSGRVVGLDRSKRTTLSTLRTANMEGVGEYVTCREGDVRSLPFGDNYFDVVVSAVFVHTVGKEYGPRTVEAAAERMRVLSEIVRVLKPGAIGVLWDIVHVPEYVRRLQELKMEDIKVSQRVTAFMVSSHIVSFRKPDHHVFGLSEVRLDWRC, from the exons ATGTCGCTTGCTGTTAAACAAAATCTTCACCATCACAAGAGTAAAATGGGTAAAACCACATCGACGAACAGAGACTGGACGCAGATCTATGCAATTTACGGCATGGACCAGTGGCAGACTTTACTCTTCCTCTTATTCCATGCCATGTTCTTCTCAATCTTGTCcgttcttttccttttctacttcGATTCACTCTGCAAAATCTTGGAGACTGCTGTTCTTCTTTTCGCCTCGAGCGCCAGAGCCACTGGCGCCGCCCGTTTTTCTGCCGGATTTATTGGGTGCGTGACGGCGCTGTCCTCCGTTTGCCTGTTCTTCGCCGCCGGGAACTTCTTTTACAGTTCGGTGGCTTTGCATCACGATATGGCGCAGAGGATGGTGAGCTATGTGAATGATTGGTCTTCGGTGAAGACAGCTCTGGATATTGGGTGTGGCCGTGGAATATTGTTAAATGCAGTGGCCACTCAGCTGAAGAAAACGGGAAGTTCCGGCCGGGTTGTCGGGTTAGACCGGTCTAAGCGGACTACTTTATCAACGCTCCGAACTGCCAACATGGAAG GAGTTGGAGAGTATGTGACATGTAGGGAAGGTGATGTGAGGAGCTTACCATTTGGGGATAACTATTTTGATGTGGTAGTGTCAGCCGTGTTTGTCCACACTGTCGGAAAAGAGTACGGCCCTCGGACAGTGGAAGCAGCGGCGGAGAGAATGAGGGTATTAAGTGAGATTGTTAGGGTTTTGAAACCCGGCGCAATCGGAGTTCTGTGGGACATTGTACACGTCCCTGAATACGTCCGGCGACTGCAGGAGTTGAAGATGGAAGATATAAAGGTGTCGCAACGTGTAACAGCGTTCATGGTGAGCAGCCACATTGTATCGTTTCGGAAGCCTGATCATCATGTGTTTGGTCTTAGTGAGGTTAGGCTGGATTGGAGATGCTGA